One Bacteroidota bacterium genomic window, ATTGAGATTATTTACAATCGGATGGTTTGTTGCCGGAAACACAACCGGAAAGTAAATCCAGGGGCGAAAATCTTGCTGGGGAGCTCCCTGATTAACCAGTACAGGAATCAAATGACATTGGATGTCCTGAACCAGATTATAATTCAGGCGGATACCATAATGGAAGAACAAATCTTTCAGATTCAGGTCATAATCGAGGGTTGTGGTAACACCACCATTTGTAGCTAAACTATCCATATTGGCCATGAGGCTTTCCACTAGCCACAAAACACGTCCACCTTTAACAATGAATTGATCCAGTTTGTATTTTTCTAAATCATTGAATTGTGAATCGGGCTTAGCCACAATAGCCAAATCAAAATCATCTAAAATGCCCACTTTAAAAGAGGGTAGATGAATACGCTTGACTTCATAAAACTCAGATAAAGTATTGTAAATATCTTGAGTTTGGTCTTTATCTAATTCACCATGTCCTTCAATAAATGCAATTCGACTTTTTGAGTTGCTGGCTAATTTTCGGATGGCATTACTGAATTCATATTCCAAGCTGACAATGGAGTTGTGTAAGACTTCATCAGGCGCAGTGGCTATTTGTTGTTTGAGTAATTTTAATGGTATTTGTTTGTTCTTGTAGAAAATGATTGCACCCGGGAAAATTATTTTCTGGGTTTTATTTCCTTCTGTTTGCACCTCCAGATTAACGGGCTCTAAACCCATTTCGATGAGTTGCTGATAAATTTCTTGTTGTTCTTTTGCATTTCCCGATTCTAACGGATCGATAAAATCATATTCAATTTTTGTTTTGGTTGAATTACGCATCTCATCGAGCAATTCACGAGTCGATTCTTTTAATTTACGGAATCCTGCAGGTAGTTCACCTTCAAGGTATATTTTAACATAAACCTGATCGTCTAATTCGTTCAGTAAATTAATTGTTGGCTCACCTAAGGTATAACGATTGTCTTGTGTTAAATCTAACCTGAAATAACTATGAGACGAGAAAATATTCAAAAGAATTATGACAGCCAGCAGAATAGCCGCTTGCACAAAACTTTGTCTTTTATATTTCGTCAAATTGTCCATTTGCTTGGTGTCCTTTTTTACCATTTTCTCTTTTCCATTATTAAGCGTGATAAAAAGAGGAACAATGCTGAAAAGCTGATGAAATAAATCATGTCGCGGCTATCAATAACACCCCGACTCATGGATATATAATGTGTATTGATGCTTAAATACTCAAGGAAAGGATCGATGGGACTAATTAGAAGTAAACCTCTTAGCATATCCAGTAAAGAATAAAAGAAGAAACAAATAAAAAGAGCAAGGATGAATGAAATAATCTGATTATCGCTTAATGAGGAAGCCAGTAAACCAATGGATACATAAACAGCTCCCAGAAAAAACAGACCCAGATAAGACCCCCATGTGCCACCAATGTCCATGTTTCCAACTGGCGAAGCCATTTGATATACACTAAAGAAATAAACCAAAGAGGGGAGGAGAGCAAATAAAACGAGGCTTAAGTTGGCAAAATATTTTCCCAATATTATTTGAATATCCGACACAGGTTTGCTTAGAATTATTTCCAAAGTACCCGATTTTCTTTCTTCTGCAAAAGAACGCATGGTAATGGCCGGCACCAGAAACATAAATACCCAGGGTGCTAATTCAAAAAGCTGATCGAGACTGGCATAACCGAAATCAAAAATATTGCTTTCAGGCAAAAGCCAAAGAAAAACTCCGTTGGCAACTAAAAAGACAATAATCACCACATAAGCTATGATGGAGCTGAAAAAGTTATTGATCTCTTTTAAATAAATTGCAAACATTTGTCTCTATTGCTTTGTATTAGTTATCTGTTGAAAAACTTGTTCCAGATTTTCACGAATAGGGCTCATTTCCAGAATTGTATTGCCAGTTTGAACAGCAAACTCAAAAACGAATTCACGCGATTTGATATCATTGAGTTTTAGCAGCCATTTTCCTTGTTGATTCTCGGCATGAATTAAACCTTTAAGCTTATTTAAATCGGCTCTTTTTATTGCTTTCTTGAACTCTACCTGAATGAGTATGCCCTTATCTGTTTTAGCTACTAATGATTCTGTTTTATCATCAGCAACAATTTTTCCTTCGTTGATAATGATTACCCGATTACACATGGCTTGCACTTCCTGCATAATATGGGATGAAAGTATGACGGTTTTGGTTTTGCCAATGTCGACAATTAGTTTTCGAATATCAACCACCTGATTCGGATCCAAACCGGAAGTTGGTTCATCAAGCAATAACACATCAGGATTGTGTATGAGTGCTTGTGCAATACCAACCCGCTGCTTGAAACCCTTTGATAGTTCTTGAATTTTCTTATGGCGCTCTGGTGTTAAACCTGTGAGTTCAATCATTTCTGAAACCCGCTTTGAATAGGAACCACTTATTTTATGAAGTTGAGCAATAAAAAACAAGTACTCTCTAACATACATATCCTCATAGAGCGGATTATGTTCAGGTAAATAGCCAATATTTCTTCTGATTTCTACAGGATCGGTGAGAATATCAATTCCATTAACAAACGCATTGCCGGATGTAGGTAGGGTAAAGCAGGAAATAATTTTCATTGTGGTTGATTTTCCAGCTCCATTCGGACCCAAAAAACCAACTATTTCACCACTTTTTACTTCAAATGAAATGGAGTCGATAGCGCGTTGGCTTCCGTATATTTTAGTTAAACTATCAACTTTAACTGACAAGGTTCTTTCTTTTTGTTTGTAAGGACTGCAAAATTACAATTCACAGGTTTAATTGAACGGTAATATGAACTAATTATTTCTGAAGCCTTTTAATTTCTTAATCATGCCATTGATTGCCATCAACTGTTCAAAAAATCCTTAAACTTTTCAATGGTGAAAACTTTCCAAATGGCCAAAACAATGGATAATACTTCAATTACTGAAGCGGATAATAATAAAACTCCGGCACCTACCCAATGCATAATTTTGAATAAAGATCCTATCATCAAAAACAACACCCCAATCAAATAAATAAGTATAATATGCTTGACCTTCATCTGATACAGCTATATAATTTGGTCTAAATAATTTCCTAAATCTGCATTTGGTTGGATCAATATGCTTGATAATCCGGCTTTATCTCCGGCAAGCACATCTCTTTCGGTATCGCCAATGAAATAACTTTGATCGGGATCAATATGATATTGGGCCATTGCTTTTTCTAGCATCAACGAATCTGGTTTGCGACATAAACATTTTCCAACTTTATCGTGATGGGGACAGTAGTAGAAATCTGTTATTTTTATACCGTAAGTTTGAAAGAATTCACGCAATGTTTTATGAACTTCTTTTACTTCTTTATGGTTATACAGTTTTTTGGCAATTCCCCCCTGATTAGTAATTACAATCAGCAGATATCCTTTTTCCTGTAATATTTGTAAGGATTCCACCATTCCATCATTAATATTTACATGATCTGCCAAGAAGTTGTAGTGCCCTTGTTCCTCGATGATAACGCCATCTCTGTCCAGAAAAACTGCTTTATTAACTTTGTTCATTGATCTTTTTTAATAGCCAGATTATATTCTTGCGAAATTAGCTCAAAAATAATATATATCATTAAGCGTTTAATTGGTAAAGGTATTATTTTTGCACCTTTCAACTATTTTAAAATTAGTAAAACTATTCCATTGACGAAGCCAATTGTAATTATTCCAACCTATAATGAGAAGGAAAACATTTCTGATATTATCAATAAGGTATTTACTTTATCGGTTCCTTTTCATGTACTCATTGTTGATGATGGAAGCCCGGATGGTACGGGGCAAATTGTGAAAGATTTGATGGCCAATTCATACCAGAACAAATTACACATTCTTGAAAGGGAAGGGAAACAAGGTCTTGGAACGGCTTATATTGCTGGATTTCACTGGTGTTTGGAAAGAGGATACGATTACATTTTTGAGATGGATGCCGATTTCTCTCACAATCCTGATGATTTAGTGCGGTTACATCATGCATGTGCCAACGAAGGAAATGATTTAGCCGTGGGTTCCCGATATATTTCCGGTGCCAATGTTGTAAACTGGCCTTTGGCTCGTGTTTTATTATCCTATTATGCTTCTCGCTATGTGGGTATCGTTACGGGTATGCCAATTAAAGATACTACAGCTGGTTTTGTTTGCTATTCGGCTGAAGTACTACGAACACTTGAATTGGACAAAATCAAATTTAAGGGTTATGCTTTTCAGATTGAGATGAAGTTTTTGACCTGGAAATATGATTTTAAAATAAAAGAGGTGCCTATTATTTTCACCGACAGAACCCGTGGTGTATCAAAAATGAATAAATCGATTATTAAGGAAGCCTTTTGGGGAGTACTTCAAATGAAATTCAGCTCTTTATTCAGAAAGTTTGATCGAAAATCAAACTAAAACGGTTATCGTATTATCCACAACTTCTACAAAACCTTTATTGGTATTGAAAGTTTCGGTTGAACCATTTTGATCGACAACTTTTATTTCACCAGCTTGAAGCAAAGAAATCAAGGGAGCATGGTCTTTGAGTATTTCAAAATAGCCATCCTTGCCCGGTAATCTAACACTTTGGACTTCACCTGTATATATAACTTTGTCCGGAGATATTATCTCAAGTAACATGCTTTTAAAATTTAAGTATTAATCGTTTTCTGAAAGCATATGTTCACCTTTCTCAATAGCTTCCTCGATTGTTCCAACCAAGTTGAATGCAGATTCTGGATATTTATCAACTTCACCATCCAGTATCATATTAAAGCCTTTGATCGTATCTTCAATGGCTACAAATTTTCCTTCCAAACCGGTAAATTGTGTGGCAACAAAAAATGGTTGAGATAAAAATCTGGAAATTCTTCTGGCACGGTGAACAACTTGTTTGTCATCATCCGAAAGTTCATCAATACCAAGAATTGCAATAATATCCTGTAAATCGTTGTAGCGTTGTAAAATTTCTTTTACGCGTTGTGCGGTATCATAATGCTTGTCACCAATGATTTCGGGTGTTAATATTCTGGAGGTTGAATCCAAAGGATCAACAGCAGGATAAATTCCCAATTCTGAAATCTTACGACTTAATACAGTAGTTGCATCAAGGTGAGAAAAAGTAGTGGCAGGAGCAGGGTCAGTTAAATCATCGGCAGGCACATAAACAGCTTCTACAGCGGTGATAGATCCACGTTTGGTAGATGTTATCCTTTCTTGCATTCGGCCCATCTCAGTGGCTAATGTAGGCTGATAACCTACTGCTGATGGCATCCTTCCTAAGAGAGCGGATACTTCAGATCCGGCTTGGGTAAAACGGAAAATATTATCAATAAAAAGCAAGATATCGCGTCCACCGGTTTCTTCGTTTCCATCCCTGAAATATTCTGCAATACTCAAAGCTGATAATGCAACTCTTGCTCTGGCTCCAGGAGGTTCGTTCATTTGACCAAATACCAATGTTGCCTGACTTTGGGTTACTTCTTTTGGATCAACAACACTCAAATCCCAGCCTCCGGCTTCCATACTTTTTACAAAAGCATCTCCGTATTTAATAACACCCGATTCGAGGAATTCTCTTAACAGATCGTTTCCTTCTCGTGTACGCTCTCCAACTCCTGAAAACACAGAAATACCTTCATACATTTTGGCGATATTATTAATCAATTCCATGATTAACACGGTTTTACCAACGCCAGCACCTCCAAATAATCCAATTTTTCCTCCTTTTGAATAAGGCTCTAATAAATCGATTACCTTAATTCCTGTCCATAAAGGCTCTTCAACAGTAGATAATTCTTCAAACTTTGGCGGATCTTGATGAATGGATCGGAATTGATCGGTATCAACTTTACCTAAACCATCAATTTCTTCTCCAACCACATTGAACAATCGACCACGCACATTTTCTCCAATAGGCATTTTAATAGGTTCGCCTGTGTCGACAACATCCATTCCCCTGACTAAACCTTCAGTAGAATCCATGGAAATAGTGCGTACCATGTCTTCGCCTAAATGTTTTTGAACCTCAAGAACCAATTTTTGTCCATCAGTTCTATCAATTACCAATGCAGAGTATATTTCGGGAAGACTGCTGTTCTCACTTGCAAAACTTACGTCAACTACAGGGCCAATAACCTGAACCACCTTGCCTATATTTGTCATTTTCTGTTATTTTTTTACCGTTATTTTGAGAGTACAAAGGTAGCAGATTTCTTCTTATTTGACTTCATTCTAAAGTAATTAATTCAATAATTAAGTGATTAATTGATCAGCAATAATACATAAGTTCCTATTGAATGCAGTAGTATTTGCGTATGCGAAATTTAAACCTGAGTTCGGGATAAGCTTTGCTCACAGTTTCAGGTGAT contains:
- a CDS encoding gliding motility-associated ABC transporter substrate-binding protein GldG encodes the protein MVKKDTKQMDNLTKYKRQSFVQAAILLAVIILLNIFSSHSYFRLDLTQDNRYTLGEPTINLLNELDDQVYVKIYLEGELPAGFRKLKESTRELLDEMRNSTKTKIEYDFIDPLESGNAKEQQEIYQQLIEMGLEPVNLEVQTEGNKTQKIIFPGAIIFYKNKQIPLKLLKQQIATAPDEVLHNSIVSLEYEFSNAIRKLASNSKSRIAFIEGHGELDKDQTQDIYNTLSEFYEVKRIHLPSFKVGILDDFDLAIVAKPDSQFNDLEKYKLDQFIVKGGRVLWLVESLMANMDSLATNGGVTTTLDYDLNLKDLFFHYGIRLNYNLVQDIQCHLIPVLVNQGAPQQDFRPWIYFPVVFPATNHPIVNNLN
- the gldF gene encoding gliding motility-associated ABC transporter permease subunit GldF, whose translation is MFAIYLKEINNFFSSIIAYVVIIVFLVANGVFLWLLPESNIFDFGYASLDQLFELAPWVFMFLVPAITMRSFAEERKSGTLEIILSKPVSDIQIILGKYFANLSLVLFALLPSLVYFFSVYQMASPVGNMDIGGTWGSYLGLFFLGAVYVSIGLLASSLSDNQIISFILALFICFFFYSLLDMLRGLLLISPIDPFLEYLSINTHYISMSRGVIDSRDMIYFISFSALFLFLSRLIMEKRKW
- the gldA gene encoding gliding motility-associated ABC transporter ATP-binding subunit GldA, with the translated sequence MSVKVDSLTKIYGSQRAIDSISFEVKSGEIVGFLGPNGAGKSTTMKIISCFTLPTSGNAFVNGIDILTDPVEIRRNIGYLPEHNPLYEDMYVREYLFFIAQLHKISGSYSKRVSEMIELTGLTPERHKKIQELSKGFKQRVGIAQALIHNPDVLLLDEPTSGLDPNQVVDIRKLIVDIGKTKTVILSSHIMQEVQAMCNRVIIINEGKIVADDKTESLVAKTDKGILIQVEFKKAIKRADLNKLKGLIHAENQQGKWLLKLNDIKSREFVFEFAVQTGNTILEMSPIRENLEQVFQQITNTKQ
- a CDS encoding HAD-IIIA family hydrolase, whose amino-acid sequence is MNKVNKAVFLDRDGVIIEEQGHYNFLADHVNINDGMVESLQILQEKGYLLIVITNQGGIAKKLYNHKEVKEVHKTLREFFQTYGIKITDFYYCPHHDKVGKCLCRKPDSLMLEKAMAQYHIDPDQSYFIGDTERDVLAGDKAGLSSILIQPNADLGNYLDQII
- a CDS encoding polyprenol monophosphomannose synthase yields the protein MPLTKPIVIIPTYNEKENISDIINKVFTLSVPFHVLIVDDGSPDGTGQIVKDLMANSYQNKLHILEREGKQGLGTAYIAGFHWCLERGYDYIFEMDADFSHNPDDLVRLHHACANEGNDLAVGSRYISGANVVNWPLARVLLSYYASRYVGIVTGMPIKDTTAGFVCYSAEVLRTLELDKIKFKGYAFQIEMKFLTWKYDFKIKEVPIIFTDRTRGVSKMNKSIIKEAFWGVLQMKFSSLFRKFDRKSN
- the atpC gene encoding ATP synthase F1 subunit epsilon, with protein sequence MLLEIISPDKVIYTGEVQSVRLPGKDGYFEILKDHAPLISLLQAGEIKVVDQNGSTETFNTNKGFVEVVDNTITVLV
- a CDS encoding F0F1 ATP synthase subunit beta, giving the protein MTNIGKVVQVIGPVVDVSFASENSSLPEIYSALVIDRTDGQKLVLEVQKHLGEDMVRTISMDSTEGLVRGMDVVDTGEPIKMPIGENVRGRLFNVVGEEIDGLGKVDTDQFRSIHQDPPKFEELSTVEEPLWTGIKVIDLLEPYSKGGKIGLFGGAGVGKTVLIMELINNIAKMYEGISVFSGVGERTREGNDLLREFLESGVIKYGDAFVKSMEAGGWDLSVVDPKEVTQSQATLVFGQMNEPPGARARVALSALSIAEYFRDGNEETGGRDILLFIDNIFRFTQAGSEVSALLGRMPSAVGYQPTLATEMGRMQERITSTKRGSITAVEAVYVPADDLTDPAPATTFSHLDATTVLSRKISELGIYPAVDPLDSTSRILTPEIIGDKHYDTAQRVKEILQRYNDLQDIIAILGIDELSDDDKQVVHRARRISRFLSQPFFVATQFTGLEGKFVAIEDTIKGFNMILDGEVDKYPESAFNLVGTIEEAIEKGEHMLSEND